The DNA sequence TGTTCATTGGCGGTGCTCCTCGTTGGAATTCCCGAAATAGAAAGTTGCGCTCTCGCTATATCACAAGTTCCACTTCTGGCAACACAACCAGCCAGGAACCCACGCGGTGCATCAACGGTTGCCAGATGTGATAGCGCCACCGCGCTACCGGAACGCCGGCATGACTTCGTGCGCGAAGAGGCGCATGGACTTCTTCACTTCCTCGTGCGGGAGTCCGCCGAAGTTGAAGTTGTGGGTGAGGGTGTCGAAGTGGTAGTGGCGCGAGGCGTGCTTGATGATCTCGATGCACTGCTCCGGCGTGCCGTAGAGGTTGCGGCCGGTTTCCAGCATGCCCTTCCAGTCGTAGACGAAACCCGGTGGAGGCGGCGCCTTGCGCTGGATCCTTGAGATGGCCTCGTAGCGGTCGATGGCCTTCTCTCCGGTCTCCCGGGCGATCATGGCGTTCTCGTTGACGTAGGTGCGCAGGTGGTACTGGCAGTGGTAGTCCGCCGGGTCGCGGCCCGTTGCCGCCAAGCCCTCGCGCCAGGCCTGCACCCCCGCGCCCACCTTGTCGGGCGGATGGGGATGGCCGACGGTCATGATGTGGTAGCCGTTCCGCCCGGCCCACCCCAGTCCCTCCGGCGAGGTACCCGCCACCCAGGTGAGCGGCAGCGGCTGCTGCACGGGCCGGGGGTAGAGCGTGATCTCCTCGAACTTCCAGAACTCCCCTTCGTGGCTGAAGCGCTCCTGGGTCCACGCCTTGACGATGATGTCATGCGCCTCCTGGTAGCGCGCCCGTCCTTCCTCCTGCGGCGTCTCGAAGACGCGGTAGTCCAGCGCCGTATTGCCCAGCCCGATGCCGAACTCCAGCCGGCCGCCGGAAATGGCGTCCACCATGGCGTAATCCTCGGCCACCTGCAGCGGGTGACGCACGCTCAAGATGGCAATGCACGGACCCAGGCGGATGCGCGACGTACGGGTAGCGGCGGCCGCCAGCATCACCGCCGGATTGGCGACGAGGCCACCGTAACCCAGGAAGTGGTGCTCGTTGAACATGAAGCACTCGAACCCCAGCTCTTCGGCCAGCTCGATCTGCTCCAGCATCTGCCGGTAGTAGACCTCGTAGGGCGGGTCCAGGTCCGGAAAGTAGGTGGAGAGGATATTGACGTAGAATCGCATAGGCTTGGAGTCACAGCGCTACGCTCCGAACGCCGGCATCACCTTCTCGGCCAAAGCCTCCACGGTCTCCTCGTACACGCGTCGCGCGGGTGTCAGCATGACGCCGCCGACGCCGGCATCCGCCAACTCCTCCAGGCGCTCGATGCACTCCCTGGGGGTGCCGGCGATGGCGAAGCGGCGCACGAGATAGTCGGTGATCAACGCCGGGTCGGAGCGTTCTTCCATGGGCTTGGACTGGTCGAAGGCCCCCATGAACTTCCGGATGCTCTCCATCTCTTCCTCGGGCACGGTCTCAAGGGTGGACTGGAAGTTGTGGTGCGCCCGGTTGGCGAGGCGGCGGCGCACGATTTGGCGCGCCTCGTCGCCGTCGTCCTTGATGCACACCATGCCGCAGGCCAAGGTGGCGATCTCGTCGGGCGAGCGTCCGGCCTCGGCGGCGCCCTCGGCGATGCGCGTAAGCGCCCAGCTCACCGCGCGGGGCTCCACGCCACTCCCGAGGAAGACGCCGTCGGCCACCCGTCCCGCCAGCCGCAGGCCCTTGGGTCCCTCCATGGACAGGTACACGGGCGTCGGCAGCATGCGGTAGTTCACGCTCACGCGGTTGTTCGGGGTCACCAGCTCGCCGCCCTGGAGGACGTTGCGGATGGTGCGTACGCCCTCCTCGAACTCCTTCAGCCGGGTGGCCCTCCGGCCCATGGCATACACCGGGCCGTCGCCGGTGCCGAGGCCGAGCACCGCGCGGCCGTCGGAGATGTCGCTCAGGGTCGCGGCCGAGCCCGCCAAAACGGTGGGGTCCTGGTAGACCATGTTGGTGACGGCCGTGCCGAGCTTCAAACGATTCGTGGCCACCGCGCAACAGGCCAGGATCTGGAACGGTTCCGGGGTGCTGAGCTGGCTGCACCCGAGGTAGATGCCCTCGAAGCCGAGCTGCTCCGCGCGCACCACGCGCTCGCGGATCCGCGCCGCTTCCTTCAGGCCGCCGTTGGGACTGTGAAGACTGAACTGCATCTGCATGGATGACCCCTTCCGTTCGAGGCTGTACCTTGCGGATTCCGCCGCACTTTGAAATGCTTCGTCCGATTCCGTGGACGTCGCTGCACGTGCACCGCAGCATAACCGCTGGAAAGGACCGGTGCCAAACGGCGTCATCCGGGGCAAGGTGGGTGCAAGATCACTGTTCGGGGACCACCGGAGGACGATCGCGGGACTACGCAGGGTTTGGACGTCATCCCGCCGTCACGCCCCGCCGCGCAGGGCGGCGGCGGTGGCGGCCCGGGTTGCGGCGGTGTATCCGTTGGCCGTGACGGTCAGATGGTCCCGAAGAACGTCGTGGAACGCCGGCAACCTATGGAACGGCACGGCCGGATAGGCATGGTGCTCGACGTGGAAGGGCATGTTCCAGGCGATGAAGCGCACCGGCATCGTCGTCAGAGTCGTGCGCGTGTTATCCAGCATGTTGGGCACGTGCGGGCACCCGGTGTGCTCGGCCAGCAGGTAGATGCGCAGAAAAGGCTCGCCCAGAAGCACGGGCAAGAGCCACAACCACAACAGCACCGCGTTGCCGAAGAGGATCGAGACACCTGCCGCCACGACGTAGATCGCGAGGAACCACCGGGCTTCCCGCGCCACCTGGGCGCGGGCCGGTGGCGGAACGAAGGCGTCGCGGTTCAAGCCGGCGGCGTTGACGGCGAGCGTGCGCAACTGGCCGGTCCAATAGGGACCGCCAGCAAGATGCCAGGCGAGACCGGCCTTCGACCGCGGCAGCGGCCGAGCCAGCTCCGGGTCGCGGACCGGATCATGGGTGTAGCGGTGGTGGTCCATGTGGAAATGTTGAAACCAGACCGGCGGCAGCAGACGGACGACTCCGGCGCCCCAAGCCGCGGCCGCGTTGAGCCCGGCGCTGCGGAACGGCGTCTTGTGCACCGCCTCGTGCTGCAGGCAGAACAGGAAGACCAGCAGGATACCGTGAAGCGGCAGCAGGACCGGCCACCCAGGCGCCTCGAACGCGATGAGGGAACCGGTCACCCCGAGCGCCCCCAGATGGCCCGAGAGGTGGAGAAGGCCCTTGACATCGGAACGCTGCAGCAGGTCGAGCCGCTGCTCGCGGCTCAACCGTCCGACGAGTTCGTGATGATCCGGCACTTGGCGCGACGATTCGGCTACGGCCATCGATCCCTGCCCGATGCATCGGCCTTTCGGCGGCGATGCCCCCGATCCTGAATGGTTTCGTCTTGAACCTACCACGGAGGAAACGACCTTGGGAAATCTTTCATTGACCCTGGCCACCGGGCCGTACGACCGCGTCGAAGCCATCGCCAAGGGCGAGGTACGGCCCGAGGGCATCGACGTCACCTGCCTGCAGATCCAGTCGCCGCCGGAGATCTTCACCCGCATGATGAAGACCCGGGCCTTCGACCTGTGCGAGATGTCGCTGTCCACCTATCTCACCCGGCGCGCGCGCGGATCGTTCCCGTTCATCGCGCTGCCGGTGTTCCCGTCGCGGCTCTTCCGCCACGCGTACGTGTACGTCAACCGCGAACAGGGCATCACCGAACCCGCGGACATCAACGGCAAGCGCGTGGGCGTGCAGGAGTACGGCCAGACCGCGGCCGTGTGGATCCGTGGCATCCTGCAGCACCGGCACGGCGTCGACCTGTCCAGCATCCGCTGGGTCGAGGGCGGGGTCAACGCGCCGCGGCCGCCGGACGGCGAGGTGGACCTGAGGCCGTTGGGCGACCTGGATCTCGAGCCGGCCCCGGCGGACAAGTCCATCAACGACCTGCTGGCGGAGGGCGCCATCGCCGCGTATCTCGGTGCCCGGCAGCCGGATTCGCTGGGCAAGAATCCGGCCGTCGGCAGGCTTTTCCCGGACTACCGCCGGGCCGAACGGGAGTACTTCCAGGCCACCGGCATCTTTCCCATCATGCACACCATCGTCATGCGCGAGGAGCTTCATGAACGGCACCCGTGGATCGCCGAGAGCATGTTCAAGGCCTTCCAGGCGGCCAAGGCATGGGTGCTGAAGCACATGAGCTTCACCGGCGCCATGCTGTACATGGTCCCGTGGCTCAACGCCGAGGTGGACGAGATCCGGGAGCTTTTCGGCGGCGACCCCTACCCTTACGGGGTGGAGGCCAATCGGGCCAACCTTGAGACGTTCATGCAGTACCTCGTGGAGCAAGGGTTCGTGGCGGAGCCCAGGCCCGCCCTGGAGGACCTGTTCACGCCCATCGTGGGGTGGACGGAGTAGCTTGACACCATCGCAAGGGAAAGCGTAGAAGGGTTCCATCACTGCGAATTCTCGGGGAAATGTCCCGAAGTACATTGTCAGGAGGAGTCGTATCATGAGCCATACGTTGGAACAGTTCGCGGCAGAGTGTCATCGCATTCTCAAGGCGGAGCCCGGCCCCGAGGGGCGCGAGAAGGTGGTCGCGCTGGTCGCAGAGGTCTGCAAGGACGATGAATTCATTGCCGAGCACATCGAGGAGGAGCAGCCGGAGCGGAAGGTGATCTACGAGGACGAGGAACTCGGCTTCTGCATCCTCGCGCACCACAACAAGGGGGCCAAGGGCAGCAATCCCCACGACCATGGTCCGGCGTGGGCCATCTACGGCCAGGCCTCGGGCGAGACCGAGATGACCGACTGGGAGAAGATCGAGCCCGCAAGCGACGGGAAGAAGGGCAAGGCCCGCAAGCTGCGCACCTATACCCTCAAGCGCGGCATGGCCCACCTGTACAACGAAGGGGACCTCCACTCGCCCTGGCGCGCCGACACCACCAAGCTGATCCGCATCGAGGGCAGGAACATGGAGAAGGTGAAGCGCTACCCCTACGAGGCGATCTCATAACCGTATCGTCCGATACGGCACATCCATTCCGGGGAAGCGTTCCCCGGCAGCACACCGGAGGTGACCGATGCGTATGAAGTCCCTGACGAGAGTCTCGGTGCTGGCTCTGTTGCTCGCCGTCCCCCTGTGGACCATAACCGCCGCCACGCCGGCGGACGCCAAGGAGGTGGTGATCCGCGCCATCGCGGCGTGGCCGCTGAGCTGCAACTGCGACCTGATGTACAAGAAGTACATTGAGCGCGTAAACGAAAAGGGCAAGGGCGTGGTGCAGATCCGCCTCCTGGGCGGACCCGAGGTGGCCCCCGCATTCGAGCAGCTTCAGGCCCTGCGCACCGGCATCGCGGACATGACGCACTCGGCGGGCGCGTACTACGTGGGCGAGACCATTGAGGCCGCGGCCATGTACCTTATCGCGCCGACCAATCTGAAGCGCTACCTGGAGGCCTTGCGCAACAGCGGCGCCCTCGACATCATCAACGAAGCCTACGCCAAGAAGTCCTCCGTCCGCTTCGTCGGCATCACCGTGGGCGGCACCGGTTTCCGCTTCCTCATGGCCAAGCCCATCGACAGCCTGGACGGTCTCAAGGGCAAACGCATCCGGGCCTCCGGTGCCCAGGACGCCCGCGCCATCCAGTTTCTCGGAGGGTCGCCGCAGACCATCCCGGCCAACGAGCTCTACACGGCGCTCCAGCGCGGCGTCGTGGACGGCGCCTACCGAGCCCCCGACGATGCCTGGAGCTTCGGCGAACGGGACGTCTACAAGGCGATGATCGCCACGCCCATCCAACTCTCGCCGGGCGGCATCTATGTCGCAACGCGCGCTTGGGACAAGTGGCCGGATGCCGTGAAGACGTTGCTCACGGACACGTCCCGCGCGATGGAGGCGGAGGTGCTCAACTACTACCACCAGTCCGACCAGAACTCGATCAAGAAGCTGCAAGCCAACGGCATGAAGATCATCGAAGTGGACGACGCGGCGAAGAAGCGCCTTGCCGACGCCCGCAACGCCTACTGGGCGGATCTGCTCAAGCAATCGCCGGACTTCGGAGCGCGGCTCCAGAAGGCCCTGGCGCCCTACAACTGATCCGGGCGCACCGGACGTGAACGCGGCGGCCGCCGGTCCGTGTGATGCGACGGACCGGCGGCTGCCGCTCACGACTCACCCCATGTTGCAAAACCTGAGCCTCGCCTTCGACAAGGCGAACCGTGTGCTCAGTACCGTCTCTGCCGCCTTCGTGGTGGTGATGACGGTGTCCATTCTGTACGACGTCTTTGCCCGCCTCATCTTCCACGCGCCTACGATCTGGGTCATCGACATGAACGAATACCTGTTGGTGTACCTCACGTTCGTTCCGGCCGCCTGGATCCTCATGAACGACCATCACGTAAAGGTCGAGCTCCTGACCGTGCGTCTCGAACCGGCGAAGCAACGCCGGCTGCGGGTCGTAACGGACATCCTGGGACTGATCTACTGCGCGGTGCTGACGTGGCAGGCGTGGGCGGTGGCGTGGCACGCGTTCGAGAACGGCTACCGCTTCTCCACCGCCCTCAACTTCCCGAAGTTCCCGGTTCTGGTCATCATCCCCATCGGTGCCGCGTGGCTAGGTCTGGGCTTCGTATTCCGAATCCTTGCCGGGGAGCGTGGGCGCACCGACATCACACCCGGGGAAGGAGGCGTCTGATTTTCCTCGAGTGGTGGATCGTTCTGGTTATCATGTTCGGCGCCCTCATCGTGCTGATGGCGTCGGGCATCCCCATCGCGTTCGCGTTCGGCGTGCTGAACATCGTTTTCCTGTACGTGTTGGTAGGACCGGGAGCGCTCCAGGCGGTGGCCCTCAGCAGCTTCACGAGCGTCGGCACCTTCGCGTTCATCGCCCTGCCCCTGTTCGTGCTGATGGGCGAGCTGGTGCTCCATTCCGGGCTTGCCGCCCTCGCCATCACGTCCATCGGCAAGTGGCTCGGCAAGATGCCCGGCCGCCTCGCGGTGCTGGCGGTGCTGGCCGGCACGGCCTTTGGAGCGGGCAGCGGTTCGAGCATGGCCAGTTCCGCAACCCTGGGCACGATCCTGGTCCCGGAAATGCGCAAGCAGGGCTACGACACGGGCCTGGCCGTGGGCACCCTGGCCACCTCGGGCGGGCTTGCCGTGCTCATCCCGCCCAGCGCGCTCATGGTGATCTTCGGCGGCATCAGCCAGCTTTCGGTGGGCGACCTGCTCATCGGCGGCATCCTGCCGGGACTGCTGCTGGCGTCGCTGCTCTTCGGCTACATCGTCATCGCCTGCACCATCTGGCCGCAACTGGCCCCCGCGGTGGAAGTCGAGAAGGTGTCCTGGGGCGAGCGCATGGTCGCGCTCAAGTACTTCCTGCCGCTGGTGGTTCTCGTGCTGGTGGTGCTGGGGTCGATCTTCATGGGCATCGCCACCCCCAGCGAGTCCGCCGCCATGGGCGTGGCCGGGGCCTTCTGCCTGGGTCTGGCCTACCGGCGCCTGTCGTGGGCGATCCTGAAGGCGTCGCTGCTCGGGACCGTGGAGGTCTCCGGTTTCGCCCTCCTCATCGTCACCAGCGCCACCGCTTTCAGCCAGATCCTGGCGCACTCCGGCGCCGCCATGGGCCTCTCCACCTTTGCCACCGAACTGGCGGTGTCCCAGTGGATCATCATCGCCAGCATGCAGATCGTGATCCTCATCATGGGCGCGTTCATGGAGCCCATCTCCATCATGCTCATCACCGTGCCGATCTTCTTCCCGGTGATCCGCTCCCTCGGCCTCGACCCCCTGTGGTTCGCCATCGTCACCATGGTGAACATCGAGCTGTCCCTCATCACCCCGCCCTTCGGCATGAACCTCTTCGTCTTGAAGGGCGTCTCCCCGCCCGACGTCACACTCGGCGCCATCTATCGCGGCGTCGTCCCCTTCGTCCTCATCAACATCATCGCCCTCGCCCTGGTGATGATGTTCCCGCCGATCGCAATCTGGTTGCCGGGTTTGATGCGGTAGGGCTCTTCAGTTTGCTTCGCCGGGTTCCTTACGCCTATTATTGCGGTAGGTGGATAGGATGAACGCAAGTCTCGACATCCCAAGTGCACGGCTCGCTGAGTTCTGCCGTGCCAACGGCATCGTGAGCCTCGCCATCTTCGGCTCGGCATTACGCGATGATTTCGGACCTGGGAGTGACGTCGACCTGCTGGTCGAGTTTGCGCCCGGCCGCACGCCCGGTCTCCGTTTCGTAGACATCGCTGACGAGTTGTCCGACCTGTTCGGCAGGCCCGTAGACGTGGTAACGCGCTCAGCAGTAGAGCGAAGCCCGAACTTCATCCGGCGTAGAGCAATCCTCGAATCCGCCCAGGTTGTCTATGCGGGGTGATGACGCCTACCTGCTCGACATGCTGGTGGCGGCACGCAAGGCCGTCGCTTTCGCGGCGGAACTCACCTATCAGCGGTTCGCTCGCAGCGAGCTTCACCAGAACGCAATCCTCAAGACGTTAGAGGTGGTCGGCGAAGCCGCCTCACGGGTAAGTGAGGATTTCAAAACGGCACATCCAGAAATTCCTTGGCGCCAAATCGTCGGATTCCGCAACCGCATCGTCCACGTCTATTTCGAGATTGACCTCGGCATTGTCTGGCGCGTTGTACAGGACGATTTACCGGTGTTGATCTCACGACTAGAGATCTTTGTGCCGACGGGAACCGAATGACGATCCGACGAAAGGCAATTCTCGATTCTGCCAAGGTCGTCTATTGAGACGCGACGACGCCTGCTAGGCCGAAGCCAAAGCATCCATGTAACCGTCGCAACCAGAAAAGTACCCAAACGCACCGTCCATAACGTCCTTCAAAGTCTGTAAATCCACTCTATCCTGAATGACAGGAAGTGGGTTACCCTTGGTATCGCAAGGATAGCGGTGGGAGGATGAATCGCGATCTACTTTCGCGAATTGCGCGACAATACTCTCCACGACAGAATCGGTCTGCTCCGGATCATCTATGCCGAATTCATTGAGGACCTTTTTGAATTGACCCCAAAGTCTAGTGAGATCATGTGTGTTCCAGTCCGGCGGGCAACCGACGTGTACTCCATAAGTGTTGACGATGTACTTGAGCTGGAGTTCCAAGCAATGCCTGTAAAGGAACATGATAGGGAAAACGAGACAGTTGGCCTCACGCCAATCCTTGAGGCATCGATCGACCAAGGCCTCGGCCGCCCTTTTGTAACCTTCCATCATGAGGACGAACCGCGAAAAATCGTCTTCAGCAATCGAAGCGGTGATTCCTCCATAGTTTGCAAGAGGATCATCACCAGGTCGGGGCCAGCGAAATTCCTGCTCCAAGATTCGCTCGAAGTTGATCTGGTCTCCCATAGATCGTTCGCCTTTCTCCTTTGTGAACACTATCGTGGGCTCGTATCCAGCTAACTTCTCCCCTCAACCTTCGGCAGCACCTCCTCCACCATCATCGCCATGGACTCCAGGATGCTGGCCTGGTCGAGGCCGGCGAAGTTCATGGAGAAGATGATGTAGTTGGTGCCGGTGTCGGCGATCTCCTCGATCTGCTCGAGGCAGCGGGCGGGGCCGCCGACCATGAGCATGCGGCCCTGGTCGAGCTCGTCGTAGCCGCGGGGGCGCACGGACTTGCGCGCCTCGTAGTAGCGGCTCATGGCGGGGCGGGCGCGGCGCCGGGCGGCGTCGTCGGATTCGGCCACGTGGGTGTGGATGGTCTGGCCGACGTCGAAGGCGGCGGGGTCGTGGCCGTTCTGGCTCAGGGTTTCCTTGTAGCCGCTCACCTTCCGTTTGACCTCGGCCATGTCCTTGCAGCTCGCGAAGGGGATGCCGAGGATGGGATAGCCGCGCTCGCCGGCCACTTGGTAAGAGCCCGGGCTCAGGGCGGCGAAGTACACCGGCGGCAACGGTCTCTGGACCGGCTGCACGTTCAGGGACACGTCGTCGATTTGGTGGAACCGTCCCTGGTAGGACACCCTGCCCTCGCGCCAGGCCATCTCGACGACTTCCAGGCTTTCCACCAGCAGGTCGCGGTTGTCCTCCTTGACGCCGAAGCCGACGAGTTCGGGCGGGGTGCCGCGCCCGACGCCGAAGTCGAGCCGGCCGCCGCTCAGCACGTCGATCATGGCGTATTCCTCGGCCGTCAGCACGGGGTCGCGGTAGGGCAGCAACGCCACCGCGACGCCCAGGCGGATAGTGTCGGTGCACGTGGCCGCGGCGGACATCATCACGGTGGGCGACGGGATGACGCCGTGGAAATCGAAGTGGTGCTCGCCGAACCAGAAGCACTCGTAGCCCAGGGACTCGCCGTAGCGGACCTGCTCCAGCATCCGCTCGTAGTAGGCCTTGAGGTCGAGCCGAAGCTCCGGGTCGTCGTCGCCGATGATGAAAAGACCGAATTTCATGGGGGCCTCTTTCGCTGCGGGTTTCGAGCGTCTACTATAGGAGGCCATGG is a window from the Deltaproteobacteria bacterium genome containing:
- a CDS encoding LLM class flavin-dependent oxidoreductase, with protein sequence MRFYVNILSTYFPDLDPPYEVYYRQMLEQIELAEELGFECFMFNEHHFLGYGGLVANPAVMLAAAATRTSRIRLGPCIAILSVRHPLQVAEDYAMVDAISGGRLEFGIGLGNTALDYRVFETPQEEGRARYQEAHDIIVKAWTQERFSHEGEFWKFEEITLYPRPVQQPLPLTWVAGTSPEGLGWAGRNGYHIMTVGHPHPPDKVGAGVQAWREGLAATGRDPADYHCQYHLRTYVNENAMIARETGEKAIDRYEAISRIQRKAPPPPGFVYDWKGMLETGRNLYGTPEQCIEIIKHASRHYHFDTLTHNFNFGGLPHEEVKKSMRLFAHEVMPAFR
- a CDS encoding LLM class flavin-dependent oxidoreductase produces the protein MQMQFSLHSPNGGLKEAARIRERVVRAEQLGFEGIYLGCSQLSTPEPFQILACCAVATNRLKLGTAVTNMVYQDPTVLAGSAATLSDISDGRAVLGLGTGDGPVYAMGRRATRLKEFEEGVRTIRNVLQGGELVTPNNRVSVNYRMLPTPVYLSMEGPKGLRLAGRVADGVFLGSGVEPRAVSWALTRIAEGAAEAGRSPDEIATLACGMVCIKDDGDEARQIVRRRLANRAHHNFQSTLETVPEEEMESIRKFMGAFDQSKPMEERSDPALITDYLVRRFAIAGTPRECIERLEELADAGVGGVMLTPARRVYEETVEALAEKVMPAFGA
- a CDS encoding fatty acid desaturase, translating into MAVAESSRQVPDHHELVGRLSREQRLDLLQRSDVKGLLHLSGHLGALGVTGSLIAFEAPGWPVLLPLHGILLVFLFCLQHEAVHKTPFRSAGLNAAAAWGAGVVRLLPPVWFQHFHMDHHRYTHDPVRDPELARPLPRSKAGLAWHLAGGPYWTGQLRTLAVNAAGLNRDAFVPPPARAQVAREARWFLAIYVVAAGVSILFGNAVLLWLWLLPVLLGEPFLRIYLLAEHTGCPHVPNMLDNTRTTLTTMPVRFIAWNMPFHVEHHAYPAVPFHRLPAFHDVLRDHLTVTANGYTAATRAATAAALRGGA
- a CDS encoding ABC transporter substrate-binding protein, coding for MGNLSLTLATGPYDRVEAIAKGEVRPEGIDVTCLQIQSPPEIFTRMMKTRAFDLCEMSLSTYLTRRARGSFPFIALPVFPSRLFRHAYVYVNREQGITEPADINGKRVGVQEYGQTAAVWIRGILQHRHGVDLSSIRWVEGGVNAPRPPDGEVDLRPLGDLDLEPAPADKSINDLLAEGAIAAYLGARQPDSLGKNPAVGRLFPDYRRAEREYFQATGIFPIMHTIVMREELHERHPWIAESMFKAFQAAKAWVLKHMSFTGAMLYMVPWLNAEVDEIRELFGGDPYPYGVEANRANLETFMQYLVEQGFVAEPRPALEDLFTPIVGWTE
- the dctP gene encoding TRAP transporter substrate-binding protein DctP, encoding MRMKSLTRVSVLALLLAVPLWTITAATPADAKEVVIRAIAAWPLSCNCDLMYKKYIERVNEKGKGVVQIRLLGGPEVAPAFEQLQALRTGIADMTHSAGAYYVGETIEAAAMYLIAPTNLKRYLEALRNSGALDIINEAYAKKSSVRFVGITVGGTGFRFLMAKPIDSLDGLKGKRIRASGAQDARAIQFLGGSPQTIPANELYTALQRGVVDGAYRAPDDAWSFGERDVYKAMIATPIQLSPGGIYVATRAWDKWPDAVKTLLTDTSRAMEAEVLNYYHQSDQNSIKKLQANGMKIIEVDDAAKKRLADARNAYWADLLKQSPDFGARLQKALAPYN
- a CDS encoding TRAP transporter small permease; this encodes MLQNLSLAFDKANRVLSTVSAAFVVVMTVSILYDVFARLIFHAPTIWVIDMNEYLLVYLTFVPAAWILMNDHHVKVELLTVRLEPAKQRRLRVVTDILGLIYCAVLTWQAWAVAWHAFENGYRFSTALNFPKFPVLVIIPIGAAWLGLGFVFRILAGERGRTDITPGEGGV
- a CDS encoding TRAP transporter large permease subunit, with the protein product MFGALIVLMASGIPIAFAFGVLNIVFLYVLVGPGALQAVALSSFTSVGTFAFIALPLFVLMGELVLHSGLAALAITSIGKWLGKMPGRLAVLAVLAGTAFGAGSGSSMASSATLGTILVPEMRKQGYDTGLAVGTLATSGGLAVLIPPSALMVIFGGISQLSVGDLLIGGILPGLLLASLLFGYIVIACTIWPQLAPAVEVEKVSWGERMVALKYFLPLVVLVLVVLGSIFMGIATPSESAAMGVAGAFCLGLAYRRLSWAILKASLLGTVEVSGFALLIVTSATAFSQILAHSGAAMGLSTFATELAVSQWIIIASMQIVILIMGAFMEPISIMLITVPIFFPVIRSLGLDPLWFAIVTMVNIELSLITPPFGMNLFVLKGVSPPDVTLGAIYRGVVPFVLINIIALALVMMFPPIAIWLPGLMR
- a CDS encoding nucleotidyltransferase family protein; translation: MNASLDIPSARLAEFCRANGIVSLAIFGSALRDDFGPGSDVDLLVEFAPGRTPGLRFVDIADELSDLFGRPVDVVTRSAVERSPNFIRRRAILESAQVVYAG
- a CDS encoding DUF86 domain-containing protein, with product MRGDDAYLLDMLVAARKAVAFAAELTYQRFARSELHQNAILKTLEVVGEAASRVSEDFKTAHPEIPWRQIVGFRNRIVHVYFEIDLGIVWRVVQDDLPVLISRLEIFVPTGTE
- a CDS encoding LLM class flavin-dependent oxidoreductase; protein product: MKFGLFIIGDDDPELRLDLKAYYERMLEQVRYGESLGYECFWFGEHHFDFHGVIPSPTVMMSAAATCTDTIRLGVAVALLPYRDPVLTAEEYAMIDVLSGGRLDFGVGRGTPPELVGFGVKEDNRDLLVESLEVVEMAWREGRVSYQGRFHQIDDVSLNVQPVQRPLPPVYFAALSPGSYQVAGERGYPILGIPFASCKDMAEVKRKVSGYKETLSQNGHDPAAFDVGQTIHTHVAESDDAARRRARPAMSRYYEARKSVRPRGYDELDQGRMLMVGGPARCLEQIEEIADTGTNYIIFSMNFAGLDQASILESMAMMVEEVLPKVEGRS